A genomic region of Alicyclobacillus sp. SO9 contains the following coding sequences:
- the pdhA gene encoding pyruvate dehydrogenase (acetyl-transferring) E1 component subunit alpha, whose translation MEDQFPIREILHGDGKLVDSAYESKITEKLAKSLFYKMLRARMLDQKCFNLQRQGRIGTYVQYEGQEASQIGSSAALEEGDWLFPTYRDHGAMLTFGYPMQTLLLLWKGRFAGNVAPQGKNIVPPSIPIASQLPQAAGAAIAERKKGTDRVSIVYFGDGATSEGDFHEGINFASVFNAPTIFFNQNNGFAISVPIAKQMKSKTIAQKSQAYDIEGVRIDGNDVFAVYFTTLDAIKKARRGDGPTLIESVTWRYNAHTTTDDASRYRNQEESKKRRETTDPLLRVERFMKAKGWIDDNWIEQQRQGITTEINDAIEAAENYPQAGVDELFDYVFEKPTWNLEEQKRAYLDMKAGVQ comes from the coding sequence ATGGAAGACCAATTTCCAATCAGAGAGATTTTACATGGTGACGGAAAATTGGTGGATTCGGCTTACGAGTCAAAGATTACAGAAAAACTGGCGAAGTCGCTTTTCTATAAGATGCTGAGAGCACGAATGCTCGATCAAAAGTGTTTTAACCTGCAGCGTCAAGGCAGGATTGGCACGTATGTCCAATATGAAGGTCAGGAAGCTTCACAAATTGGCAGTTCGGCAGCGCTGGAAGAGGGGGATTGGCTCTTTCCGACTTATCGCGATCACGGAGCCATGCTCACATTTGGCTATCCCATGCAGACGTTGCTGTTACTTTGGAAGGGACGTTTCGCTGGGAACGTTGCACCGCAAGGAAAAAACATTGTACCTCCTTCCATCCCCATTGCATCGCAGTTGCCGCAAGCCGCAGGAGCTGCCATTGCGGAACGGAAAAAGGGAACAGACCGGGTCTCCATCGTGTATTTCGGAGACGGAGCGACATCTGAAGGGGATTTTCATGAAGGTATCAATTTTGCAAGCGTTTTCAATGCTCCTACGATATTTTTCAATCAAAACAATGGGTTTGCCATCAGTGTTCCAATTGCCAAACAAATGAAGTCAAAGACAATAGCGCAAAAGTCACAGGCTTATGATATTGAAGGTGTGCGCATTGACGGGAATGATGTATTCGCGGTTTATTTCACCACCCTTGACGCGATTAAAAAAGCCCGAAGAGGAGACGGTCCAACGTTAATTGAGTCTGTGACCTGGCGTTACAATGCCCATACCACAACAGATGACGCTTCCAGATATCGCAATCAAGAAGAAAGCAAAAAGCGCCGGGAAACAACGGATCCGCTGTTGAGAGTGGAACGTTTCATGAAGGCCAAGGGCTGGATTGACGATAACTGGATTGAACAACAAAGACAAGGCATTACTACAGAAATTAATGACGCAATCGAGGCAGCTGAAAACTATCCCCAAGCTGGGGTTGATGAATTGTTTGATTACGTTTTCGAAAAGCCCACATGGAATCTGGAAGAACAAAAAAGAGCCTATCTGGATATGAAAGCGGGTGTTCAATAA